The following are from one region of the Oikeobacillus pervagus genome:
- a CDS encoding Mrp/NBP35 family ATP-binding protein, whose protein sequence is MVTEQQVESLLKGLKDPFLHKTFEETNGILEIKVKEEKNHVSVKVALAKTGTAEQLQLQTEIVNLLKGAGAATVGIRFADLPEEELKKHGDVLNASNSSEGILGPNSKTTFIAIASGKGGVGKSTVSVNLAVALARLGKKVGLIDADIYGFSVPDMMGITKRPVVRGEKIFPVDRFGVKVISMGFFVEDNAPVIWRGPMLGKMLNNFFSEVEWGDLDYLLLDLPPGTGDVALDVHSMLPHCKEIIVTTPHPTAAFVAARAGAMALQTSHEIMGVIENMSYFESRLTGEKEFVFGQGGGEKLAEELRTELLGKLPLQQPDWNDEDFAPSIYAEDHPTGKIYGEMAKKVVDILSK, encoded by the coding sequence ATGGTTACAGAACAACAAGTTGAAAGCTTGTTAAAGGGGTTAAAAGATCCATTTTTACATAAAACATTTGAAGAAACCAATGGAATACTCGAAATCAAGGTGAAAGAAGAAAAAAATCATGTAAGTGTGAAGGTAGCCTTAGCAAAGACGGGTACTGCTGAACAATTGCAACTGCAAACAGAAATAGTGAATTTATTAAAAGGTGCAGGAGCGGCTACTGTGGGGATTCGCTTTGCTGACCTGCCGGAAGAGGAATTGAAAAAGCATGGCGATGTTCTTAATGCTTCCAACTCTTCTGAAGGGATATTAGGACCAAACAGTAAGACAACCTTTATTGCTATTGCTAGTGGAAAAGGGGGCGTAGGGAAATCTACTGTTTCTGTGAATTTAGCTGTTGCACTAGCAAGATTAGGGAAGAAAGTGGGACTGATTGATGCCGATATCTATGGATTTAGTGTTCCTGATATGATGGGGATTACGAAAAGACCTGTTGTTCGTGGGGAAAAGATTTTTCCGGTTGATCGCTTCGGTGTGAAAGTCATTTCTATGGGATTTTTTGTAGAAGATAATGCCCCTGTTATTTGGCGTGGCCCGATGCTTGGAAAAATGTTGAATAATTTCTTTTCTGAAGTGGAGTGGGGAGATTTAGATTACTTACTTCTTGATTTACCTCCAGGAACAGGAGATGTCGCTTTAGATGTACATTCGATGCTTCCACATTGTAAGGAAATTATCGTGACAACACCTCATCCGACAGCAGCGTTTGTTGCAGCGCGTGCAGGTGCGATGGCCTTACAAACGAGTCATGAAATCATGGGTGTCATCGAAAATATGTCGTATTTCGAAAGTCGCTTAACAGGAGAGAAAGAATTTGTCTTTGGACAAGGTGGGGGAGAAAAGTTAGCTGAAGAACTAAGAACGGAACTACTTGGGAAACTGCCACTTCAACAACCGGATTGGAATGATGAGGATTTTGCTCCATCCATTTATGCAGAAGATCACCCAACAGGGAAAATATATGGAGAAATGGCGAAGAAAGTTGTAGACATTCTTTCAAAATAA
- the gerD gene encoding spore germination lipoprotein GerD, with protein sequence MRMIFVPLLLVVFFLSACAEGGETGGGQMDYDQTKKMIVDILKSDQGKQAIQEILKDEKVKQELVMDSGVVTEAIKNSMTNEKGEEFWKKSFSDPKFSEAIAKSMKKENEQLLKDLMKDPEYQEMMLSIMNDPEFKKELSKLVKSKEYREHLQKVITETFESPLYKAKIQDILLKAATEQVDKDKKEQGGEEQGGQSDQQGGQDQQGGGGG encoded by the coding sequence ATGAGGATGATCTTTGTGCCGCTTCTATTAGTCGTTTTTTTCCTTTCTGCTTGTGCGGAAGGGGGAGAAACAGGCGGGGGACAAATGGATTACGATCAAACTAAAAAAATGATTGTTGATATATTAAAATCTGACCAAGGAAAGCAAGCCATCCAAGAAATCCTAAAAGATGAAAAAGTCAAACAAGAATTGGTGATGGACAGTGGCGTTGTCACGGAAGCGATCAAGAATTCCATGACAAATGAAAAAGGAGAAGAATTTTGGAAGAAATCTTTCAGTGACCCTAAATTTTCTGAAGCAATCGCTAAAAGCATGAAGAAAGAAAATGAACAGCTTCTTAAAGACTTAATGAAAGATCCTGAATATCAAGAAATGATGCTTAGCATTATGAATGATCCAGAATTTAAAAAGGAATTATCTAAATTAGTTAAAAGTAAAGAATATCGTGAACATCTCCAAAAAGTCATAACCGAAACCTTTGAAAGTCCTTTATATAAAGCGAAAATTCAAGATATTTTGTTAAAGGCCGCTACTGAGCAAGTCGATAAAGATAAAAAAGAACAGGGTGGCGAAGAACAAGGGGGCCAATCCGATCAACAAGGTGGTCAAGATCAACAAGGTGGCGGGGGAGGTTAA
- a CDS encoding KinB-signaling pathway activation protein, translating to MTIRNWVKFFWHTLMVGGMTSAVVGFIVRWNEFSPLFSNMEIKEIFSVLMWLIGIGFTFSVISQMGYFAYLTIHQFGVKMFRSLSLWNAIQFVLIAVVLFDLVYFRFQAFADKGESIVPYLSLAAVLLIVGVIVAYLKAKQTNKQMFISALFFMVVVTVLEWLPVLQVNEKSWLYLMILTLLPCNAYQLLMLPKYTDMVGNETKNKSSVEQNKGKK from the coding sequence GTGACGATCCGTAATTGGGTGAAATTTTTTTGGCATACTTTAATGGTGGGTGGAATGACTTCTGCTGTTGTAGGTTTTATCGTTCGATGGAATGAATTCTCCCCACTTTTTTCGAATATGGAGATTAAGGAAATATTTTCAGTCCTAATGTGGTTAATAGGAATAGGTTTTACCTTTAGTGTCATAAGTCAAATGGGGTATTTTGCCTATTTAACGATTCACCAATTTGGGGTAAAAATGTTCCGCTCTCTATCTCTATGGAACGCAATTCAATTTGTGTTGATTGCTGTTGTCCTTTTTGACCTTGTCTACTTCCGCTTCCAAGCCTTTGCAGATAAAGGGGAATCCATTGTTCCTTATTTGAGCTTAGCGGCGGTACTCCTTATAGTAGGGGTCATTGTTGCCTATCTTAAGGCAAAACAAACGAATAAACAGATGTTTATTTCTGCTTTATTTTTTATGGTTGTCGTAACGGTACTTGAATGGTTACCTGTTTTACAAGTGAATGAAAAGAGCTGGCTATATTTAATGATCCTAACCTTATTACCTTGTAATGCATATCAGTTATTAATGTTACCTAAGTATACGGACATGGTAGGAAATGAAACAAAAAATAAATCATCTGTCGAACAGAATAAAGGAAAAAAATAG